In the Flavobacterium sp. 90 genome, ACAAACCCGTCTTGAAGCTGATGCTGAGCAAATTCAATGCATCGTTAGCAATGATTTAGTTAAAAATAGCACTTCTTTTGGGCAAACCCAAAATCCTCGTTTGTGGGATTATGCAGATAACGTAGATACTATAACGTTTTTGTTAACAACAAAGTAAAAAAATGTTCAATTATTTCGAATAATTTATCGCTTTTTCGGGTCCTATTGCCGAAATTTGCGTCTTTAAAATTTTCGACTATTAACAACAACCATGAAAAAACACAACTACAGCGCAGGACCAAGTATCTTACCTCAAGAAGTTTTTGAGAAAGCATCAAAAGCAATTTTAGATTTTAATGATTCAGGACTTTCTATTCTGGAAATTTCGCACCGAAGCAAAGATTTCGTTGCAGTTATGGATGAAGCGCGATCCCTTGCTTTAGAATTATTAGGCCTTGAAGGAAAAGGATATCAAGCCTTATTTTTACAAGGTGGAGCAAGTACAGCATTCTTAATGGCTCCGTATAATTTATTGAAAGAAGGCGGAAAAGCTGCTTACCTAGATTCCGGAACCTGGGCAACTGCTGCTATAAAAGAAGCAAAAAACTTTGGAGAAACTGTTGTTGTAGCTTCTTCAAAAGAAGAAAATTACAACCATATTCCAAAAGGTTACACAATTCCTAGTGATGCTGATTATTTTCACTGCACTAGTAACAATACTATTTTTGGAACTCAAATGAAAGATTTCCCAGCAACTAATGTTCCAGTTGTTTGCGATATGAGTTCTGATATTTTTTCACGTGATTTAGATTTCTCTAAATTTGATTTAATCTATGCCGGAGCTCAAAAAAATATGGGGCCTGCAGGAACTACTTTAGTAGTTGTTAAGGAAGAAATCTTAGAGAAATCAGGAAGAACTATTCCAAGTATGTTAGATTACGCTAAACATATTAAAGCAGAAAGTATGTACAATACTCCTCCTGTTTTTGCAGTTTATGTTTCGTTATTGACTTTACAATGGATCAAAGCTAAAGGCGGAGTTGCTGCTGTTGAGAAATTAAACGACGCAAAAGCCGATTTACTTTATGCTGAAATCGACAGAAACCCATTATTCAAAGGTGCTGCAGCGGTTGAAGATCGTTCTAAAATGAATGTTACTTTCTTATTAAACAACGCTGATCATACAGCTACGTTTGACGCTTTATGGAAAGAAGCAGGAATTTCAGGATTGCCAGGACACCGTTCTGTGGGTGGTTACAGAGCTTCTATTTACAACGCTATGCCTATCGAAAGTGTTCAGGTATTGGTTGATGTAATGAAAGCTTTGGAATCTAAAGTTTAGTTTTCAGTTTTCAGTCTCAGTTTTCAGTAAACGTGAGACTAAAAACTGAGACTGAGTACTAAAGTCCTAGCCCCGATAGAAGTGGAAATCCTTTTTTGTTTTTCCTTTAAAAACAAAAAAGATTGCAACGAATAGTGGGATTAGCTCCAAAACAAAAAAAAAGAAAAAATTATAATATATGTTTATCATCTGATCTATACGATTAACCGATTAAACAAATAAACACATAAACTATAATGAAAGTATTAGCAAATGACGGAATTTCTAAAAGTGGAATTCTAGCCTTAGAAAAAGGTGGATTTGAAGTTATAACTACAAAAGTAGCTCAGGAACAAGTGGCTAATTTTGTGAATGAAAATAATGTTGACGTAGTTTTAGTTCGTTCTGCAACTAAAGTTCGTAAAGATATTATCGATGCTTGCCCGGGACTTAAAATTATTGGTCGTGGTGGTGTTGGTATGGATAATATCGATGTTGATTATGCAAAAAGCAAAGGAATTCACGTAATTAATACGCCGGCTTCATCATCAGAATCTGTTGCTGAATTGGTATTTGGACACTTGTTTTCTGGTGTTCGTTTCTTACATGATTCAAACAGAAATATGCCTCTTGAAGGGGATTCAAACTTTGATGGTTTGAAAAAAGCTTACGCAAACGGAACTGAATTAAGAGGCAAAACTTTAGGTATTGTTGGTATTGGTCGTATCGGGCAAGCTACAGCAAAAATGGCTCTTGGTTTAGGTATGAAAGTTATCGCTGCAGATAGTTTTATTCCGCAAGTAGATGTAAAAGTTGAGTTTTTTGATGGTCAGTCTATCACAACTACAATTGTTTCTCAATCATTAGAATCTTTATTTAAAGAAGCTGATTTTATTACATTACACGTTCCTGCTCAGGATGGTTACATCATTGGAGAAAAAGAATTGGCGATCATGAAAGATGGTGTTGGAATCGTAAACTGTGCTCGTGGTGGTGTTATTGACGAAGTTGCTTTAGTAAAAGCTTTAGACTCAGGAAAAGTTGCTTTTGCTGGTTTAGACGTTTTTGAAAGCGAGCCAAAACCAGAAATGGCGATCTTAATGCATACTAAAATTTCGTTGACTCCACACATTGGAGCTGCAACTGGAGAAGCACAAGACAGAATTGGAACAGAATTAGCGTCACAAATTATTACTTTGTTGAGCTAAGAAACAATAGATTAAATTTGATTAAAGGGATTTACTACGTACCTGTAGTAAATCCCTTTCTTTTTCATACTTTCGCAAGCTCTTAAAAGTATGATATGAATATGAACAAAAAAAGTTCTAGACGTAAGTGGATCATTCGACTGATTCTATTCACAATTGTAATTACTTTATGTTGTACCTCTATCTTTGGTAATATATTTTCGCTTATTATCGAAAAAGAATATTTTATTCCTGAGCAATCTTCCATTTTTACTTTTAATGAAACTGTTGGCAATGAAGGCTCAAGCGATGTTTGGAGATATGGAGAAGATTATAGCAACTATTATTTCAATCTGAGCACATTTAGTAATGATGTTCTGTTTTTTCCTAAAAAGAACATTGATAATTGTCCCGGATTTAATCCCGAAGACATTACTACTTGGTGCAAAGTAAGAGTGCCAAAATACTAAATCTTAACATTGGCTTTAATTTAAAGTCACATAAATAAAGTTTTGTATAATTTCTCGAATTTGTCGAACCGAGTAATTAAAAAATAGATTAACTTTAGAGGTATTTATTATTATTTTGTAGTAAATACCTTTCTTTTTTTAGTAATTTTGTCGTTTAATCTAAATCTAAAAATCATGTTTGAACAATTAACACAATTAGTACAACAATACGGAGGCGATGCTGTTGTGAACAACTCTGCTATTCCAAATGAGCACAATGAAGCTGTAATCAGCGAAACGAGTTCTTCAATTTTTGCAGGATTGCAAAAAATTGCTTCAGAAGGTGGTGGCGAACAACTTGCAAGTTTATTTAGCGGAACATCATCGATAGACAGTTCTAATCCGGTTGTGCAGCAAATAACACAACAAGTGACAGGAAATCTTGGAGAGAAATTTGGATTAAGCAGCGAAGCTTCTTCTGGTGTTGCAGCAAGCATGATTCCGCAGATTTTAAGTTCATTAGTAAACAAAGCCAAAGATCCAAATGACAGTAGTTTCAATATTTCGGATATTATTGGAGCTATTTCCGGAAACGGCGGACAAGCTTCGGGAATTATGGATACAATAAACAAATACGGAATGCAATTTGGTTTGGATCAAAACGCTGACGGAAAAGTAGATGTAGCAGACGCAATGGCGCTAACAAAAAGTGGCGGATTAAGCGGTTTGCTTGGGAAATTATTTGGAAAATAGGTTTCTTTTAAGACACTAAGGTTCTTAGGTACTAAGTCGCTAAGATTTTGAACCTTAAAATATAAATTATATTAAAAAAGCTATTTACTTAAATTGTAAATGGCTTTTTTTTATAAAAATCCAAAATGGCAAAGGTTTTGATATTCTAACTTTTAAATAAACTTAAATCTGTAAATCACGAATTACAAAGTGCTGTTAAATAACATTATAATTGGCTGATTTATTCGTAAATTTAAGCTTGAAACTAAAAAATCATGAAAAATTACGCTTATATAGTAGTTCTCTTATTTACGATTGTTGCGTGTTCGACGACTTCAAAAAATAATATTGCATCTAATAACAATCCTGGACATACTCCAAAAGTTGCGGTAAACGATACTGTGCGAATTGCCAATGATTCTCTTGAATACGAAGTTATTATTATTGACAATGGTTTTAGCACGTGGCTAGCTTCAACAGCACTTCCAAGAAATTATTATTCATTATCTTATCTGGAAATCAAAAATAGATTGTATGTAACTGAGTGGAATATCAGAGCTTCTCAACCCCAAAGATATAACCCGAATCTGTATGAAATGACGATCGATTACCGACCTGAAATTCATTACGGATATGAAGTAAATTACCTGATTTACAATTATATGATTTATTTTCAAAATACTTACAAACAAAAGCTTTCGGGTTACGTTCCAATGCGATAATCTTGCTATATTTGTAATTGTTATAAATAAAGCATGAATAGATTAAAGAAACGTTGGGGAATTACCTCAAATCTACAAGCCATTATCATTCTTATCGTTTTTGCCATTACTGGATCGGCATCTGCGTATTTGTCCAAACCTTTTTGCGTATGGCTTGGTATCACCAAAGAAGACTTTGGCGGTTGGTTTACTTTAATCCGTTTATTGATTATTTTTCCTATTTATCAGGTTTTATTAGTTGTAATAGGAACCATTTTCGGGCAATTTCGTTTTTTTTGGAATTTCGAAAAGAAAATGCTGAAAAATATGGGACTTGGATTTCTCTTCAAAAACTAAATATCCCTATCTGATTTCTGAAAGTAATACGTATAAATCCACGTTAATGTAAAAGACGGAATTATATCTGTAAAAGGCAATATCTCCTCAACAAAAGTCAAAATACCTGCCACTTTCCCTACTCGACCTTTATACATTCTGGTCATAATAAAAGCTGCAATTGGAGCCCAAATTATATCTCCAAATTCGGCAAATCCCAAAACAGAATAAGTTAACATTCCTATTCCGTCCAAAAGCAAACCTAGAATAAGTTTTCTGGTTCTTCCCTCACTTGTTATTCCTAAATCTTGCATCTTCTTCTATTTAGATATTATTCGAATTTAAACAGAATTAATTAAAGTAATTTATTTTTAAAGTTGTTTTTCTTGTTTAATTTCAACATCCTTAAAAGATTAACTTTAACTAATTTCCTTTTTTCTTTTTCTCCATTACTGCAAATAATACGCCAAAATTTCCATCAGTCTGAATCCAATTTTCTGACGGAACATATGCTCTTGACACAAATCCATCGAGATACAATGCATTTTTACATCCCAAGCTTTTAAAATAATTGGCGAAATCGTAGAAATTGATTTCTTTTTTAGACAATACAAATACTACTTTTCCGTCTGGTAAAATTCCAACTCCATTTCTAATATTCAAATTAGCCGACCCTTTCTTAAAATCAGGATGAATTTCACCATCAATCACCAACATTGGTCCGGATTGTGTCGCGTATTCTATTTTACCGTTATTTTTAAATTTTTCAGTTGTAGAAATTTCAGCCATTTTTCCGGTTGTTAAATAAAATACTCCGTTAGGTTTCAAATAGAAATTTCCTTCGGCTTTAGTTGTATCTAATGGAGATAAAACCTTCTTTTTTTCGATATAAAGACCTTGTGGAGAATTGTCCTTTTTATACATTCCTCCATTCATCGCAAAACTTAGTGATAAATTATTCTTTTCTGTCCAATTTTTCAGATTTAGAATACTTCCAAAATTTTGTCCGTTCTCATTTTTCCAATACAATTTCAAATCTTGCTTTTTAAGATCTACTTTATAGACTACAAATTGATCTTGAGTATA is a window encoding:
- the serC gene encoding 3-phosphoserine/phosphohydroxythreonine transaminase, with protein sequence MKKHNYSAGPSILPQEVFEKASKAILDFNDSGLSILEISHRSKDFVAVMDEARSLALELLGLEGKGYQALFLQGGASTAFLMAPYNLLKEGGKAAYLDSGTWATAAIKEAKNFGETVVVASSKEENYNHIPKGYTIPSDADYFHCTSNNTIFGTQMKDFPATNVPVVCDMSSDIFSRDLDFSKFDLIYAGAQKNMGPAGTTLVVVKEEILEKSGRTIPSMLDYAKHIKAESMYNTPPVFAVYVSLLTLQWIKAKGGVAAVEKLNDAKADLLYAEIDRNPLFKGAAAVEDRSKMNVTFLLNNADHTATFDALWKEAGISGLPGHRSVGGYRASIYNAMPIESVQVLVDVMKALESKV
- a CDS encoding D-2-hydroxyacid dehydrogenase, which codes for MKVLANDGISKSGILALEKGGFEVITTKVAQEQVANFVNENNVDVVLVRSATKVRKDIIDACPGLKIIGRGGVGMDNIDVDYAKSKGIHVINTPASSSESVAELVFGHLFSGVRFLHDSNRNMPLEGDSNFDGLKKAYANGTELRGKTLGIVGIGRIGQATAKMALGLGMKVIAADSFIPQVDVKVEFFDGQSITTTIVSQSLESLFKEADFITLHVPAQDGYIIGEKELAIMKDGVGIVNCARGGVIDEVALVKALDSGKVAFAGLDVFESEPKPEMAILMHTKISLTPHIGAATGEAQDRIGTELASQIITLLS
- a CDS encoding DUF6146 family protein; its protein translation is MKNYAYIVVLLFTIVACSTTSKNNIASNNNPGHTPKVAVNDTVRIANDSLEYEVIIIDNGFSTWLASTALPRNYYSLSYLEIKNRLYVTEWNIRASQPQRYNPNLYEMTIDYRPEIHYGYEVNYLIYNYMIYFQNTYKQKLSGYVPMR
- a CDS encoding DUF6787 family protein, with protein sequence MNRLKKRWGITSNLQAIIILIVFAITGSASAYLSKPFCVWLGITKEDFGGWFTLIRLLIIFPIYQVLLVVIGTIFGQFRFFWNFEKKMLKNMGLGFLFKN
- a CDS encoding phosphodiester glycosidase family protein → MKLKLGILVLAIVVLAIFVNAKLYTQDQFVVYKVDLKKQDLKLYWKNENGQNFGSILNLKNWTEKNNLSLSFAMNGGMYKKDNSPQGLYIEKKKVLSPLDTTKAEGNFYLKPNGVFYLTTGKMAEISTTEKFKNNGKIEYATQSGPMLVIDGEIHPDFKKGSANLNIRNGVGILPDGKVVFVLSKKEINFYDFANYFKSLGCKNALYLDGFVSRAYVPSENWIQTDGNFGVLFAVMEKKKKGN